The following are encoded in a window of Amaranthus tricolor cultivar Red isolate AtriRed21 chromosome 2, ASM2621246v1, whole genome shotgun sequence genomic DNA:
- the LOC130806580 gene encoding polyamine oxidase 2-like, with product MELKNNKSNRQLRQGLCNSTNEGQGRQAPSPSVIVIGSGMAGIATARALYDASIQVTVLESRDRVGGRVCTDYTLGFPIDLGASWLHGVCNENPLAPLIGKLGLPLYRTSGDNSVLYDHDLESYALFDLDGKQVPPELVVKVGETFEVILQETNKIREESIEDMSIKQAITMVFERRPELRLEGLAHKVLQWYLCRMEGWFAADAETISLKGWDEEVLLPGGHGLMERGYLPVINTLAKGLDIRLNHRVTKVTRHRNGVKVTTENGATFVADAAVITVPLGVLKSNTIKFEPKLPDWKQDAISNLGVGIENKIVLHFEKVFWPNVEFLGVVAETSYGCSYFLNLHKATGHSVLVYMPAGKLAKDIEKMSDEAAANFAFKQLKTILPDASPPIHYLVSHWGSDINSVGSYSYNIVGQPHDLFERLRVPVDNIFFAGEATSASYPGSVHGAYSTGMQAAEECRMRVLERYGELDLFQPAMSEDLISVPLLISRM from the exons GTCTATGTAACTCTACAAATGAGGGTCAGGGAAGGCAAGCTCCATCACCATCTGTCATAGTCATAGGTTCCGGTATGGCTGGTATTGCTACAGCCCGTGCTCTTTATGATGCTTCTATTCAGGTGACAGTGTTGGAGTCACGTGATAGAGTTGGTGGTCGGGTATGCACAGATTACACATTGGGGTTTCCAATAGATCTTGGTGCATCATG gtTACATGGTGTCTGCAATGAGAATCCCTTGGCACCGTTGATTGGTAAACTTGGCCTGCCCCTTTATCGCACCAGTGGAGACAACTCCGTTTTATATGATCATGACTTAGAGAG TTATGCTCTCTTTGATTTAGATGGAAAGCAGGTGCCCCCAGAGCTAGTTGTCAAAGTTGGCGAAACATTTGAAGTTATTTTACAAGAG ACGAATAAAATACGCGAAGAATCCATTGAGGATATGTCTATTAAACAAGCAATTACAATGGTCTTTGAAAGAAGACCAGAGTTAAG GTTAGAAGGGCTTGCACATAAGGTGCTGCAATGGTACCTATGTAGGATGGAGGGCTGGTTTGCGGCCGATGCTGAGACTATATCTCTTAAAGGTTGGGATGAG GAAGTGCTACTCCCTGGTGGACATGGGCTTATGGAACGAGGCTACCTCCCTGTTATAAACACACTTGCCAAGGGTCTAGACATACGCCTGAATCACAG AGTAACAAAGGTTACAAGGCATCGCAATGGGGTGAAGGTAACAACAGAAAACGGAGCTACTTTTGTGGCTGATGCTGCTGTTATTACTGTTCCTCTCGGTGTTCTAAAGTCTAATACAATTAAGTTTGAGCCGAAGCTTCCAGATTGGAAACAAGATGCAATCTCAAATCTAGGAGTGGGAATCGAGAATAAGATAGTTTTGCACTTTGAAAAGGTGTTTTGGCCAAATGTGGAGTTTCTCGGTGTTGTTGCAGAAACATCATATGGGTGTAGTTATTTTCTGAATCTTCACAAGGCTACTGGTCATAGCGTTCTTGTATATATGCCCGCTGGAAAGTTGGCCAAGGACATCGAGAAAATGTCTGATGAAGCTGCTGCCAATTTTGCTTTTAAGCAGTTGAAAACGATTCTTCCTGATGCATCTCCACCA ATTCATTATTTGGTTTCTCATTGGGGCTCAGATATAAACTCTGTCGGTTCTTACAGCTATAATATTGTTGGGCAGCCACATGATTTGTTTGAGAGACTTAGGGTTCCTGTAGATAACATATTTTTTGCGGGGGAGGCGACGAGTGCTAGTTATCCTGGATCAGTTCATGGTGCGTATTCAACTGGCATGCAAGCCGCCGAGGAATGCAGAATGCGTGTTCTGGAACGCTATGGCGAGTTGGACTTATTCCAACCTGCTATGAGTGAAGATTTGATCAGCGTCCCCCTCCTTATTTCTAGGATGTGA
- the LOC130805950 gene encoding GEM-like protein 4 — translation MKSMLGDHHLLRNGLSRLLYDHSRNTSSVKLLPGPSWGHNVDAGSLTTFKTRKVDSLFTTMNKLVKQKFSFLGGAEKIFRRIFNVREGEQLVRASYCCLSTTAGPIAGRLFISTEKLSFCSDRAIAKVSSPSGEPLRFHYKIVIPLRKIERLNQSENVNKPSQKYLQVVTTDDFEFWYMGFKSYNKTLKCLQLLAQAPKLNLLTSSSGCYC, via the exons ATGAAGTCTATGTTGGGTGATCATCATCTCCTTCGAAATGGATTGTCAAGATTATTATACGATCATTCTAGAAACACATCTTCTGTTAAATTATTACCTGGACCTTCTTGGGGTCATAATGTTGATGCAGGATCTTTAACCACTTTCAAAACTCGAAAAGTTGACTCCCTTTTTACCACCATGAACAAACTTG TTAAACAGAAATTTAGCTTCCTAGGAGGAGCAGAAAAGATATTTCGACGTATTTTTAATGTTAGAGAAGGAGAACAGCTAGTTAGGGCTTCTTATTGTTGCTTGTCGACCACGGCAGGTCCAATCGCCGGCCGCCTTTTCATCTCAACGGAGAAACTCTCCTTCTGTAGTGATAGAGCAATCGCCAAAGTCTCCTCCCCAAGCGGAGAACCTCTTAGATTTCATTACAAG ATTGTTATCCCATTAAGAAAGATTGAAAGATTAAATCAAAGTGAGAACGTGAACAAGCCCTCACAAAAGTACTTACAAGTAGTGACTACGGATGATTTCGAGTTTTGGTACATGGGATTTAAATCATACAACAAAACCTTAAAATGCTTACAGCTACTCGCTCAGGCTCCAAAGCTTA